Proteins encoded within one genomic window of Bombus vancouverensis nearcticus chromosome 4, iyBomVanc1_principal, whole genome shotgun sequence:
- the Nup98-96 gene encoding nuclear pore complex protein Nup98-96 isoform X1, translating to MFGQTGNTSFSSFNTPTQSSPFGQSAFGKPITTTSFGSGATPVFGSGNTSLFSSKPAGSTTGGLFGNTTTPPAFTQPSFGGFGTTNTNTNLFGSQQNASTNLFGTNTATSAFGQSNKPAGFGFGTTSGTNLFGQPQQSTQQTTPFGQSSTTGNTNLFGATPGFGNANTATTSITGTVVKFAPMITTDSMSKNGISHTISVRHCCIATMKEYESKSYEELRFEDYSVGRKGPSTGIFGAPAQPSPFGNAGAGTSTATTGFGGMSAGFGATTQSGSSGLFGKPISTFGTPSTTTTNNFAFNSTPSTNLFGSNTQNKPFGNLSTAAAPTPLFATSNTNQTAGTGFGGINTGQNTAFGSAFGSTQPNQSIGLFNQNKSAFNAPSTSSSTGFSTFGQTPMSNTGTPLFCSKSTGTIGFGVNSTFGSTAPSTFGTAPGFNAGQNSGTSLFNTPFKPAGQTSGFSFGSTSTPSSGLGTNTGLMLGSGSTLFGQQKSGGLFGNSGNNAPFNTSGTFGSSTFGNNTNVGTGIGTGLLGAGNTTNQVKSSGTVPVHQQILALVSAPFGDSPLLKNLLPASGKTEELLKPANAPSKLMNGQQYKVTADNKSPKIKTKVVTPAQLSKKSMFEGLEEEDPLSEAFQPRPNAKRLVLRPKSISNSIVPSPTESSQTVGKNLQSPGKGEEKSSVTNTYIENTTIETVDKENHSQDNNRQLVNDRRSSLSWLKTSLPRNGKNLDEESYETQRSLFSSPNALSEEMINNTVTELRPYANANSSNQKCSEINTSVDTSLKNSSLVDKTCTDIVTQNSDSSQELDESSFSTLQTSSWKPNAAKVTLKRAGYYTIPPLDKLDEYVRGETCIVPNFTVGREDYGNVYFPESFDIYGLNLDEIVHFRHKEVIIYPDDEKKPPIGEGLNRKAQVTLDQVWPHDKSLHKPITDPQRLAAMDYEEKLRRVSAKHDTRFLEYRPETGSWVFKVDHFSKYGLSDSDEEDNNVPTANDTKRLKLCATQQKCATKQEQSKVVSNKDTSKANGLKTANTDYSDLDARGLLLEAIVSRRSFRTDQNREKQLPISPTGENARILGTDSHKLQLMKASFFDGSDEEINEAYDQESNRALFLSDRRSSLRCFTNTPQKLDEDQDYEPIYSPMLRSNLTIHRTPTIAYEESTLSKTDSKLKRSMDIVAKTSTMYEKGLPDPSITPVTTILRCISEVIPLSKSIIHKLESRSVADIGIQMGRRFKPSWGRGLTLLTLSTKKQADDVLLNNSFEQIGSYVCGRSPEDTTSVGIVQRIQILGGSGTGEERIKTFKESIEGHLKIQLSHRVMNPDEDCLIFDVDTDINKASMALHAHCSLAEEFAEQFATDSFASYVANVWKLCVALWGNLPDINVATENSEDHSVVIARREAIGQWLRNVIRKTLVLEDTDINYETKILLLLSAFELEEACKIAREMGDHCLALLMAQLCSGMPIKVLTQQQIALWQNAGVDENLSLDRLKLFALVAGEPPSKHCPINVCEGFDWKRALAVHLWYFSSPTASIRDILDIYEASFDTTKTNDVYTSIPKPEYKGNNFELEINNGKPIYDLCFHLLKLFCTGNHTLGELLNPATHTADPMDYRLSWLMQQVLLALGYSHLSEHVAILTHVNFATQLEAYDLWHWAIFVMLHLKDAAKRKTAVMNLLQRHVEIDDASDCPDFIERETFLREELGIPSIWIHHAKAVKSYVAKRYGKAAFYFIQAEQWNKAHEIIIEYLAADVIINENYDYLRSLLRPLTPLECSSTVSGWTYQGQLLWEYMEITMNVESLLRNADPRGISSKLESLKQRLSNLPSKINQFPCLTAKHRLCQAEIAKRTIHLARNLLQLNENKSTSIYQLVSQLPLPEDYAQQELRFVINMCVNEIIY from the exons ATGTTTGGTCAAACTGGAAATACCTCTTTTA GTAGTTTTAATACACCGACGCAATCCAGTCCATTTGGGCAATCTGCGTTTGGTAAACCAATCACTACAACAAGTTTTGGTTCTGGTGCTACACCAGTCTTTGGCAGTGGTAATACTTCTCTCTTTAGTTCAAAGCCTGCAGGTTCTACCACTGGTGGTTTGTTCGGCAATACTACAACTCCACCTGCATTTACTCAACCATCTTTTGGAG gGTTTGGTACAACAAATACAAATACCAATTTATTTGGCTCTCAGCAGAATGCAAGTACAAATCTTTTTGGTACAAATACTGCAACGTCAGCATTTGGTCAGTCAAATAAACCAGCTGGATTTGGTTTTGGTACTACATCTGGTACAAATTTATTTGGACAACCCCAACAATCAACTCAGCAAACCACGCCTTTTGGGCAAAGCAGTACCACTGGAAATACAAATTTATTTGGTGCAACACCTG GTTTTGGCAATGCAAACACGGCAACCACAAGTATAACTGGTACTGTCGTTAAATTTGCTCCTATGATTACTACTGATTCCATGTCCAAGAATGGTATATCTCATACTATATCGGTGAGACATTGTTGCATTGCGACAATGAAAGAATATGAATCAAAATCGTACGAAGAGTTACGTTTCGAAGATTATTCTGTGGGACGAAAAG GACCCAGTACAGGAATCTTTGGTGCACCAGCACAACCTTCACCTTTTGGTAATGCAGGGGCAGGTACTAGTACTGCAACAACGG GCTTTGGTGGAATGAGCGCTGGCTTTGGAGCGACCACACAGTCTGGCTCAAGTGGTCTATTTGGAAAGCCTATAAGTACTTTTGGTACACCCtcgacaacaacaacaaataaTTTTGCTTTTAATTCTACTCCAAGCACTAATCTGTTTGGTTCTAATACCCAGAATAAACCATTTGGTA ATTTATCTACAGCAGCAGCTCCAACCCCACTTTTTGCAACCAGCAATACTAACCAAACTGCTGGTACAGGTTTCGGTGGCATTAATACGGGTCAAAACACTGCTTTCGGCTCCGCATTTGGTTCAACGCAACCGAATCAG AGTATTGGTCTATTTAACCAAAACAAATCAGCTTTTAACGCACCTTCCACATCGTCTAGCACTGGATTTTCCACTTTTGGTCAGACACCAATGAGCAATACGGGTACACCTTTATTCTGTTCTAAATCAACTGGAACGATAGGTTTCGGAGTAAATTCGACTTTCGGTTCGACTGCACCATCGACTTTTGGAACTGCACCAGGTTTCAATGCAGGTCAAAATTCCGGTACTTCGTTGTTTAATACACCTTTTAAGCCTGCAGGACAAACATCTGGATTTTCTTTTGGTTCAACTTCTACACCATCGTCCGGACTCg gtACAAATACGGGtttaatgttgggtagtggctCTACTTTATTTGGTCAGCAAAAATCAGGCGGTTTGTTCGGGAACAGTGGCAATAATGCACCGTTTAATACATCGGGGACGTTTGGATCTTCAACTTTCGGAAATAATACAAATGTAGGAACGGGTATTGGGACTGGATTACTCGGAGCTGG AAATACTACGAACCAAGTCAAAAGTTCCGGAACTGTCCCGGTGCATCAACAAATTTTAGCCTTGGTGTCAGCACCTTTCGGCGATTCAccgttattaaaaaatcttttacCA GCTTCCGGTAAAACAGAAGAGTTATTAAAACCGGCAAACGCGCCATCCAAATTAATGAATGGTCAACAGTATAAGGTTACTGCTGATAATAAATCTCCAAAAATCAAGACCAAAGTTGTTACTCCTGCACAATTATCTAAG AAGTCAATGTTCGAAGGTCTTGAAGAGGAAGATCCACTCTCGGAAGCATTTCAGCCTCGTCCAAATGCAAAGCGTTTGGTACTACGTCCGAAATCCATATCGAACTCAATAGTTCCATCGCCTACAGAAAGTTCACAAACTGTAGGGAAAAACTTACAATCTCCCGGAAAAGGAGAAGAGAAATCATCTGTAACAAATACATATATTGAAAATACAACTATTGAAACTGTAGATAAAGAAAATCATAGTCAAGATAATAATCGACAATTAGTAAACGATCGAAGATCATCTTTGTCTTGGTTGAAAACGAGCCTTCCacgaaatggaaaaaatttAGACGAAGAATCATACGAGACTCAACGGTCGCTATTTTCTAGTCCGAACGCATTGTCCGAAGAGATGATAAACAATACTGTTACTGAATTGCGACCTTATGCTAACGCCAATTCATCAAATCAAAAGTGCTCTGAAATTAACACATCTGTGGATACGTCTTTAAAGAATTCATCTCTCGTTGATAAAACATGTACGGACATTGTGACTCAAAACTCTGATTCGAGTCAAGAATTGGACGAAAGTTCCTTTTCGACGTTACAAACTTCGAGCTGGAAACCAAATGCAGCTAAAGTGACGCTGAAACGTGCTGGTTACTATACAATTCCGCCACTTGATAAATTAGACGAGTATGTTCGCGGTGAAACGTGTATTGTACCAAACTTCACTGTTGGGCGTGAAGATTATGGGAATGTGTATTTCCCTGAATCGTTTGATATATATGGCCTGAATTTAGACGAAATCGTACATTTTCGACACAAGGAAGTCATAATTTATCCAGACGATGAGAAGAAACCACCTATCGGAGAAGGATTAAATCGTAAAGCACAAGTTACTTTAGACCAAGTATGGCCACACGATAAATCTCTACATAAGCCTATTACCGATCCCCAACGTTTAGCTGCGATGGATTACGAGGAAAAATTACGGAGAGTGTCAGCGAAACATGATACTAGATTCTTAGAGTATCGACCTGAAACTGGTTCATGGGTTTTTAAG GTAGATCATTTTTCTAAATATGGCCTAAGCGATTCAGATGAAGAAGATAATAATGTCCCTACAGCGAATGACACGAAAAGATTAAAATTGTGTGCAACTCAACAAAAATGTGCAACCAAGCAGGAGCAGTCAAAAGTAGTTTCA aATAAAGATACTTCCAAGGCCAATGGTTTGAAAACAGCGAATACAGACTATTCAGATTTAGATGCACGTGGACTTCTCTTGGAAGCAATTGTCTCACGCCGGTCGTTTAGAACAG ATCAGAATCGTGAAAAACAACTACCAATAAGTCCAACTGGTGAGAATGCTCGCATTTTGGGTACAGACAGTCATAAACTGCAATTAATGAAGGCCAGCTTCTTTGATGGTAGCGACGAAGAGATTAACGAGGCTTATGATCAAG AATCGAATCGCGCGTTATTTCTTTCCGATCGTAGAAGTTCTTTGCGATGTTTCACCAATACGCCACAAAAGTTAGATGAAGATCAAGACTACGAACCAATTTACAGTCCGATGTTACGATCTAATTTGACAATTCATCGGACGCCAACTATTGCTTATGAAGAATCGACCCTTTCGAAGACAG ATTCCAAATTGAAACGCTCCATGGACATCGTTGCTAAGACATCAACGATGTATGAAAAAGGTTTACCGGATCCTTCGATAACTCCAGTGACTACAATTCTTCGATGTATTTCTGAAGTGATTCCGTTATCAAAATCTATTATACATAAACTGGAGTCTCGTTCTGTTGCTGATATTG GCATACAAATGGGAAGAAGGTTTAAACCAAGCTGGGGACGTGGTTTAACATTACTTACACTGAGTACGAAAAAACAGGCTGACGATGTActattaaataattcttttgAACAAATTGGATCTTACGTATGTGGTCGTTCTCCAGAAGATACAACATCCGTTGGGATAGTCCAACGTATACAAATTTTGGGTGGTAGTGGGACCGGCGAAGAACGCATTAAGACATTCAAA GAAAGTATAGAAGGTCATCTAAAAATTCAGCTGTCACATCGTGTAATGAATCCAGATGAAGACTGTCTAATTTTTGACGTAGATACAGATATTAATAAGGCGAGCATGGCTTTACACGCACATTGTAGTTTAGCCGAAGAATTTGCAGAACAGTTTGCCACAGATTCCTTTGCTTCCTATGTTGCTAACGTTTGGAAACTCTGTGTAGCTCTTTGGGGAAATTTACCTGATATAAACGTTGCCACag aaaattcagAAGACCATAGCGTCGTAATTGCGCGGCGAGAGGCAATCGGGCAATGGTTAAGAAACGTTATACGAAAAACTCTCGTGTTGGAGGATACGGatattaattatgaaacaaAGATATTGCTTTTACTATCTG CTTTCGAATTAGAAGAGGCGTGTAAAATTGCAAGAGAAATGGGTGATCATTGTTTGGCTTTATTGATGGCGCAGCTGTGTAGTGGAATGCCAATAAAGGTATTAACACAGCAGCAAATTGCATTATGGCAAAATGCCGGTGTTGATGAAAACCTCTCGTTAGATCGGCTAAAGCTTTTTGCACTTGTGGCGGGTGAACCACCTAGTAAACATTGCCCAATCAATGTCTGTGAAGGCTTTGATTGGAAGAGAGCGTTAGCTGTTCATTTGTG GTATTTCTCATCTCCGACTGCCTCTATAAGAGACATATTAGACATTTACGAGGCCTCCTTCGATACAACCAAGACAAATGACGTTTATACGTCGATACCGAAACCTGAATACAAAGGAAATAATTTCGAACTTGAAATAAATAATGGGAAACCAATATATGATCTCTGTTTTCATCTTTTAAAGTTATTTTGCACTGGCAATCATACGTTGGGTGAATTATTGAATCCAGCAACACATACTGCTGATCCAATGGATTACAGACTCAG TTGGCTGATGCAGCAAGTACTTTTAGCTTTGGGTTATTCACATCTTTCGGAACATGTTGCCATCTTGACACATGTTAATTTTGCAACACAATTAGAAGCATATGATCTCTGGCATTGGGCCATATTCGTAATGTTACATTTAAAAGATGCCGCAAAAAGGAAGACTGCGGTAATGAATTTGTTGCAACGGCATGTCGAAATAGACGATGCTAGTGATTGTCCTGATTTTATCGAGAGAGAAACGTTTTTACGAGAAGAATTGGGTATACCTTCGATTTGGATTCACCATGCGAAAGCCGTGAAAAGTTACGTAGCTAAAAG ATACGGGAAAGCAGCTTTCTATTTTATACAAGCAGAACAGTGGAATAAGGCGCATGaaattattattgaatatttagcAGCAGATGTTATAATAAACG AAAATTACGATTACCTGCGCAGCTTATTGCGTCCACTGACTCCTTTAGAATGCAGTAGCACTGTAAGTGGTTGGACATATCAAGGACAATTACTCTGGGAATATATGGAAATAACTATGAATGTTGAATCTTTGCTACGTAATGCCGATCCACGTGGAATAAGTTCTAAATTGGAATCACTAAAACAACGATTGTCAAATCTTCCTTCCAAAATCAATCAATTTCCATGTTTAACTGCGAAACACAG GCTTTGTCAAGCGGAAATTGCAAAGAGAACGATACACTTAGCTAGGAATTTGTTACAACTGAACGAGAATAAATCTACGTCGATATATCAACTGGTATCTCAATTACCATTGCCGGAAGACTATGCACAACAAGAGCTTCGTTTTGTCATTAATATGTGCGTGAACGAAATTATATATTAA